Genomic segment of Niallia taxi:
AATTTAATCTTTTCCAGTTAACACTTTTCTCATCGTACTAGTAATAGTATTATAATTAACGCACCCTTCTACAACATATTTACAATTTTATATCTACGTACTCGTAGATTCCATTAAAATTGGATATAATTCTGTCAAAATTGTAGATTCCTTCAGGAGGATTAGGTATGGTTTCAAAACTTGAACTTTTTTCGGATTTATCAGAAAAAACGAATTATAAACTACCAAATTATATGCTGGTAAGTAATCCTGTCTTAACTTTCTTTCTGACATATCTACAGTGTTATACTCTCTTCCAGCTTCCGGAGCCCCATATGCTGCAAAATGTTTTAAACAGGAAGCAACATAATCCAAGCTTAGATCACCTTGAAAACCCTCAACAGCAGCCTTTGCATAGAGGCTATTTAAGTACGCGTCCTCTCCTGTAGTTTCCATAACTCTTCCCCATCTAGGGTCTCGTACTAAATCAGCAACTGGAGAGAAGATTCCATGAACAAGCATAAGCGATTGGGATAGGTAACACTGTTTTATATCCATAAATAACATCTGCTAATAACAAAAGAGGAATTTTCAATCTGCTATTCTCTAAATACTCATCTTGTATGCCTTTTAATTTTTCAGCTCCAAATACATTAAAGATGGAACCCATATTATTAATTACATCATCACTGATTCCCAGTTTAGCCTTAGGTCCTGTCACAGCTGCATTTTCACTGTATAATGACCCATCCAATTGAACAAGTTGATAAATTTTTTCCTCTAACGACATTTCATTTAATAGTTCTAACAATTTTTCTACTTTCATGTGAATCCTCCTAACTGGAGCGTCTACACTTATCTGGACAGAAAAATTAAGGTCACGTACACTTGATCTAAAACAGATGAGGAGAACCCACTATGACAAAACGAGAACGCCGTACTTTCACGCCTGAGTTTAAAAACCAGCTCATTGACCAAACGTTAGCGGCCTTCCAGATTGGTCGCTCTTTAAGCATGAAAGACTGTCCATATGATAACGCTGTAGCGGAAGCTACATTTAAAATCATTAAAACAGAGTTTATTAGCCAAATGAAATTTGATAGTTTAGAATATTTAACGCTAGAATTCAGTGACTATGTTAACTGGTATAACAAACTTCGAATCCATGGAACACTAGGTTATGTAAGCCCCATTGACTACAAACAATCGTCCCTTAAAAAAGCTGTTTGATTTAATGTTGACAATCCAATATGGTTGCTTCTTGCACAAAACTGCCTCATTTTCTTCCACCTCTGTTTACCTTACAAATCTTACGAGAAGCAAAATTTACTCCTGCAACGTTTAGGGATTGCAAATATTAGGTTAAGTTAAAGGATATTTTATTTAAGGTAAATATTTCAACTAATATTAGAAAGTTATGATAGGATAAATTTATAGATATAAATTTCATATTATTCAAAATGGGGATTATGGATATGTTTGGTTGGCTAAATCTTGAAGGTAGCGTATGGAAAATGCGGATCTACATAAAAAAGTCGAATTCCCAGTCCGTAAAGGAAACGACTTTTTCATTTGATTTCTTCAAGTAAAGCCCCATTAACCGTTTTCCGGTCCCATCTGTAATCTCTGCAAAGTTATATTAAACCTGTGCTAGCCCACCATCTACGAACAATTCAACACCCGTCAAGTAACTGCTTTCGTCTGAAGCAAGGAAAGATACAGCGCTTGCTACTTCTTCAGGTGTCCCAACTTTTCCGGCTGGAACAGTATTTCTGTTATTTTCCATTACTCCTTCAAGTGCATCACCAAAAAGCTCATCGTAGGCAGGCGTAAGAATAACTCCTGGACTAACCACATTTACACGGATTTCAGTACCTTTTAGGTCAAGAATCCAGTTACGAACTAGTGCTCTTAATGCTGCTTTAGATGCTCCATATACACTAAACGCTGGGTTGCCAATTGATCCAGCAGTAGATCCCGTTACAATAATAGAACCTACTTTATTCGGGAATAGTGATAACGCTTTTTGAACAGTAAAGATGGTTCCTTTAACGTTAATGTCGAACGTTCTATCAACCTGCTCTTCAGTAATTTCACCTAATGGAAGGAAGTTGCCGGTACCTGCATTAGCAAAAAGAATGTCCAACTTACCTTTTTCCTGCTTTATAATGTCATATAGTTTGTCTAAGTCTTCAAGCTTAGAAATATCCCCTTGAACACCGGTTACGTTCTTGCCAATTTGGTTAACTGCTTTATCAAGTTCGTTTTGTCTACGTCCTGTGATATAAACATATGCACCTTCATCTACAAACTTTTGTGCAGTAGCAAGACCAATCCCACTTGTTCCGCCCGTTACAAGCGCTATTTTACCTTCAAATTTACCCATACTTAACACTCCTCTAGAATTACTTTTATTTCCAGTACCTTTAAGTACTTGAAGATCAACTTACAAGTTATAGTATCCTTCAGTAAGCCCATTATCGGAAGTACCCACTTTTTTGTGATATAGTAACTAAAAAGTAATAATTGTAGAATGGAGAGGTTTAGACATGAAAAAATTTAGTTGTGGTTTTGAAGTGACAAAGGAAGTTATTGGCGGTAAATGGAAAGGTCTTGTACTATACTTTTTAATGAATGGACCAAAGAGAACGAGTGAATTAAAGCGCATTGTCCCAAATATAACTCAGAAAATGCTGATTCAAACACTTAGAGAGCTTGAAGCCAGTGGACTCGTGAGCAGAAAGATGTATAATCAGGTACCGCCGAAGGTTGAATATTCATCCACTGAACTTGGAGACTCTCTTAAACCTATCTTGCAGGAGCTCTGTCAATGGGGAAGTCATTACGCAGAGCAAGAGTATGCAGAAGGTGAATTCGAAATCGTACCACCAGAAGAGGCTTCATAATAAGGTTACAACTATTAACACCATATATGTAAGGGAGTTTTTTTGTTGCACTGGGATGCGGGTATTATAATTCGAAGAATATTGTCTCGACTACAGGAATGCTGGCACGACTTTTAGAACAGAAAACAACTAACACTTAGGTAACTGTTTTCTGTTCTAAAATGTAAGATACTGATTTAGTATCACTATGTTCTACTGATATCATAACCTAACAATTTATTCATTAAAATTAACAAAAGAATCAAACATGAGCGTTTTATTTCCACCCTATGATGAAAAATAGTCTTCTTTGATTTACTCCAATAAATGTTTTATGGTAGACGCGACAAGCTTTTACCATATAATTTCACCATGATAGGAACAAACAATATTAGTGTAATTTGTAATTACGTATAGCAACTCGCTGAACTCCTAGCTCAATATCCTTCTGAGTCCCCGGGTTACTAACACATAGCAGTCCACATGGTTATAATGCCCGACCTTCTTCATTTAAATCAGTACTGCAAACCTCCCCCAAAGAATGTGCCCTTTCCCTAATATGAGTTTGGACTTGCAAAAATCATTGTGTACATTTCTCAATTAGGGAAATATTTATCCATCAAAGTTTGGGAAGATTACTCCAAGGATACCGTCATTATCAGCATCATGAATATAGTGATATAACCAGTTTTATATTTAGGTTAATATTTAATGGTCAAACATACATTATTTATGTTAAAAATGTGGAAGGCAAATTTGTCTTAAAATAGCGCCTCCGTAAGTTTAAGTGAATTACTCAACAAATTTTTAATTAAATTCCTCTTGAGTCAAGTCTGAATTCACTCCTATGGCAGCTCTACTCCCCTGAGCCGCCGCAATAATTACCTGTGAAGGGGCAATTACGGATGTATCACCTGCCGCATAAATACCTTCAATATTCGTCCTGCCTAACTCATCTGTAATTAATCCGCCAAGTTGGTTTACTTCACAACCTAAAGATTTTCCAAAAAATGAAGCCTGAATCCATTCGGGTGTCACAAATCCGCCAGACATCTTTTCTATTTGATCATCCTCAAAAATTACAGCTTCCAAAAGCCCATTTTCACCAACAAGTGTCCTAATTTTTTGTTCAATTATTTTTATTCCTTTTCTTTGAAGTACTTCTTTTTGCTCTAGAGTTAAAACCTTATGCCCATTGGTACAAATAATTAAGTTTTTGCTCCAATTATAAACAATTTTAACCATATGAAATACAGATGGGTGCTCAGATAACACAATAAGCGGACGGTCTTTCAACTCCCATCCATCACAATAAGGACAACTAAAAAGGCTTTTTCCGTAATAATCCATAAGTTTTTCCACAGAAGGATGGATCTCCTTTAGACCCGTTGCTAAAATAACTTTCTTTGCTTGAATACATTCCCCTTCCTCCGTAACTAGATTAAATATTGTTCCCCTTTTTTTAATATCAAAAATTTTTTCATTTCTTATCACTACAGAAGGATATTTTCCTATGTCATAGTGAGCAATTTTTCTAAATTCGCTTGGTTTAATTCCATCTCTGGTTATAAACCCATGCGACTCGTTGGTAACAGCATTTCTCGGAGAATTATTATCGAATAACACCACTTTCCTTCTTGCCCTTCCTAATACAAGTGCAGCGTTTAAACCAGCTGGACCTCCTCCAACAATCACGCAATCTAACATTATATACACTCCCTTTAATTAAATATCTTTATTATCAGATTAATTACCAAACTTCTCAAATACTCACATTGAAGACCCTTTATATCTATAATAAGAGCGTCAAAAAGACATTATTTTTATTTAGATGTCAGGTCTAAACCAGCTAGAGTTAGTCTATGCTCTTCATTCAATGATAAATTTAGCTTTGTCAAACTCATCCAAACCTATTGGTATTCAGATACTAGCAGAGCAAATGGTGGATATTCATTGACAATAGGTTGAGAATCCATTTATTTAATTTTCCAATTGAAGGAAATTAGTCATTGCTTGAATGTGGATTAGACCATGGACCTCATTGTCTGATTTAAAAAGTTATGATGAAATCAGAAAAAATTAGTAGATTTGAAATAATTAAACGTTAACGACCTCCTTCACAATTAAAGACTACGAAACTCTATAATATCCATTATAATTTTATACTTACACTTGTCAAGATACACCTTTATTCAACTAACCTGCTCCATGTTAGTGCCAGAGCAAAAAATAACATATCCGTACTGGATTAATGCCCCCTTTAATTGAATAAGTGTCCCCCAATATCAAAGGCAAAGACATTTATATTCTCCTCTGATAAAAAAAGCCAAGGCTCAAAATTAATTTGAGTACTTGGACTTTTATGTTTCATTATCAAATTGTTTTAGCCATCGTTATATTCGTAATTTCATAACCCATTTTTTCATATAATCCACGTGCAATTTTGTTATGACCAAAAACGTGTAGAACCATTTTATTCATACCTAACTGTTTAGCAATTATTTCAACTTCTTTCATTGCTTTTTTACCATACCCCAGACCTTGATATTGTTCAAAAATCACAAAATCATATATAAAACCTTCATTAGAGTTTGTCGGTTCCTTTTGTGAAATCCAGATCATTCCCACTAAGATATTGTTGTGAAAGATAGAGAATAAATGATTATTCTCGGTCTTCTCATCTTTTGGAAGTAGTCGTTCAAATGCTTTTTTAGATAAGTCAATCGCTTCATTTTCACTCCAATTTCCAGATGCAATCTTGTCTTTTGCATAGTCTTTAATTGCATAACTGATATATTGTTTGAACTCCTCTTGGTTCATAGGCTGTAATGTAATCATTTTATTTTCCTCCTATTCTATTCTTAATTTTAACACTTCTTCAAAATTTCTCATATTTGTAATATCCAAATTAAAGTACTTCTTCATACAGATCGTTCCAACTGATCCAATTCAATTTAATCCTCAACACTTCTGAAGTCATAACACCATCAGTGTCTCAATTCTTCCCCTTCAATAAGTCGGGCCTCCTGTAGGAGGTGAACCTCTAATAGTCTCACAAGAAACTTAGTGAAAAAGATTCGCCTTGCATGATTGTTGATTCTTCATTAGTCTGGCAGGCTGATTAGACCTTTCATTGGTACTGTGCCACCACTTTCACTGACATAAAGACAAGATACACAATAACTAATATCAGTATTGCTTTCCTTGCCCATTCAGGAGTAAGCCCTCCACGTATACAAAATCTATGTTCAACTAAACGGCCATTATTGTTGCATAAACAGAATGCCTTACCTTTTTACAGCAAAGCTCCCTCACCTAACAAATACTTTATCTCTCAAATAGCCAATTTCATGCGAAAATAAGCGTTAACTCCTGAAATGAGCGTTAATCCTCCTTATATTGAAATTATGATATAATAAAAAAAAACGTCTAATCCCATATATACCAAGGGCTTAGACATTTTTATTGTTAAGAAATATAAGCGTTTATGTTAATTTAACGCAGACTTATAATTTTAAACCCATTCCTAACAAATCTTTCCTGGCCTTAATAGCAAATTTATTGTTTTGTTTTTGCGGGGATACAGTAGTAATAACTGTTGCCTTTTTCGCACTGCTTCATAATCAATAAGCTGGAAAAAATGTTGCTTTATTTCACTTGTGTAAAACCCATTTGACGTTAATAAAATCTTTAACAATCTTTCCCACCTCATTCCTTATTGAATTTTTTTTCTTTACGGGGGAACCAAAATTCTAATTTACTTAAATAATTCAACCACCTTTAAAGCTACTTCTTTAGGTCTTATATCAATAGATAACAGTTTTTCAATATCAAACCATAGGTACAAAAAGTGAAGCATTTGAGGAATTAGGGCTAGAAGTGAAGCTCAATTAAATGCATAGCAACATATGAATTTAATGGTTTACAGTATTTTTACCTTTGTGAAATTATTAATGGCATATTTGGTACAGGTGCAGGTGAAGAATTTAATGATAATAAAAATGATAGAGGATCATATCAACTTTTGCGGTAAAACAGTTCATTGATCAGAGTAAAATCATTTTTGAAAAATTAGTTATGGACAAATTTTTCAAACACTAAATTTAATTGACCAAGACAATTTAGCAGAAGTTCGTACTTCATCTGTCCATGGAAAACCTGATAGTAATGATCTCCTTCTTCCTACTATTCACTAATTCTTATTTTAATGTAAACTATAATTATAGTTGTTTTATCTGATTTTTTGTTTTCGCATCCATTGAGTAGCTACCCATTTTTCTCCTTTGATAACAGGAGCTCCACCGTGTAAAGTTAACTCATTTAAATCTTCATTATTATAAAAATACTCAAAATATACAGCGCTTCCTTTTTTAGGGGATATAGACAGATTTAATTTTGGGAAATAGGTTTCTCCACCTTCTTCCACATCATTCAAATAAATAACGAGTGTGCTAATTCTATTGTTTTTAGCAGCTTTACTAGCAGAATTGAAAAAATCAAAATGTGCTTTATATTCTTGACCAGGTGTATATTTAAGAATTTGGATACCTTCAGCATGTTCAATAGGAATACACATTATAGCGGAAATTCTTTTTTCTAATTTTTCAAGAATATCGTTTTCGTTTCCTTGGAAAAACATACTACTACTTGTTCTAATATCATTCACTTCTCCTTCTCCAGAAGAACTAATCTTAGAGCGTTTTAAATTATCTTTAGAAAATTCAATTAATTCATTGCATTCTTGATCGCTTAAAACATTGTCTAAAACAACTATTAGGGGTTCATCAAATTTAGTAACAATATTTATTTTTCTGTCATCTACAATAATGTGATCTCCACTTTGATAAAAAATAGATTCTTCATTGATACTTGTTTTCATTTGTTTCACTCCTTATTAAATTTTTATTGAATTAATGGCCTTAACAAGCCCTTATTTCAGTCAGGGATTGTTGCCGCAATATATTTATTTCATAAAATCTTACCCTAGCTAAACAACGTCTCGTTTATAAAGTACCATAAAAAACAAATTATTCCTATCTTATTCAAAAACCACCATCTTCACGAAATTAATCAAATAAAAAAGATATATATATATTAGTTTGCGGAAACAATTATTCTGTTCGTTAACCCCTAAATAAGCGTTAAACCTTCTTAGAAGGAAATTGAATTTAACAAAAATGCGTATAACCCATTATAAGGAATTAGACGCATTTTTAACCGAAATTATTTAAGCGTTAATAAGAATTTAACGCAGACTTTGCAGACTTATAAAATAATAACTTCCGGTAAAGTTCTCTCTCCTCTTCTAAAATTAATTTTTAAAGTAATTAAAAGGCTATAATAAAAGGTAGAGGACTGATCCCCTACCAATACTAAAGTTCTTATTCTTTCACAGCATCTTTTAAGTTTTTTCCAGCTTTGAAAGTAGGTGCTTTACTTGCTGCAATTTCTATTTCTTCACCAGTTTGCGGGTTACGGCCCTTTCTAGCCGCACGTTCACTAACAGAGAAAGCACCAAATCCTAAGATTTCTACTTTTTCACCAATTTTCAATGTTGTTGTGATTGTTTCCATTAAGGAGTCAACTACTCTAGTTGAGTCTTTTTTCGATAGTTCAGAGATTTCAGCTACTGCATTAATAAGTTCTGTTTTGTTCATATATGTACCTCCTAAAAATCAGTCCTTATAGGACTGATTTTTAGTATTCCACAAACTTTTTTAATTCGCAATTATTAAGCTAATTGACTTGGATCGAGCCTAATTCCAAGGTAGGTCACATACAAAGTTATATTTACCATTCTTGAAGTCCCCTTATGGAACAAAATCCCCCGATTGTTGAAGATTATATATCAACTAAGACTAGTTGAATTGCCCCCTAATGCTATCATTTTGCACCTAATTATCAGGCTTGTTGTTGAGAGAGATTTTGAATAATTAAAAAACGCCTATCTAGCAAGATAGAGGTAAAGTATGACAAGCTTTAAAGAGTTTGATAACTCGCCTCACGTGGTTTTACTTTCACACTAATTTTTGTAATAAAATTTTTTTCCTCTTTTGCAGCAATCGAGTGCAGTAAATATTCCTCATAAATATCACCATCTAACGCCAACTGCTCCTGTTCCAAATAAACGAGTAGCGTATTATAAGTCTCAGTCTGTGAGATTTCATCATATCCTTGATGATAAATGGTTGCATAATGTCCAGCTGGTCTCATTTTTGCTGACGGGTAATCTAGTCTACAAAATAGGTAGCTTATAACTCCAAACTCCTTATTTAGAAAATCTTCTTTTGAATACATAATACCGTATGCGGCTGTACTTTTAACTCCTAGCCTTTTTAAAAATGGCGTAGTTTGCTCGTAAAGTTCCTCAATTGATAACGACCAATCTATTTTCTCGTCTCTATATACAACAGGTTCGGCTGGTAATTGCTTTATCAAAACTTTACCAAATGAAACCTCCTCCATCTCTTTTGTCAGAGTAACTGTTCGGTCAAGGAAAAATTGAATGTCCTGCAATTTTTGGATTTCTCTTGCTACTTTTTCGTGCTGTTCCAATGCTAGTTGTCGCAAATCCTGGATGTTAGGCGCATCAAAATACGTTTTGAGTTCTTTAATCGGTACCTCAACTGCACGAAGAGATTGTATGGCTAAAAATTGATCGAACTGATCAAATGTGTAGTAGCGATAGCCGTTATCAAAGGTGCCTGCTGGCTTAAATAAATCGATTTTATCGTAATACAGTAGCGTATCCTTATTTACTTCAAGTAATTTGGAAAATTCGCCCGTGGAAAATGTCTTTTCGAATGTATTTTTCATTTCTTTTCACTTCTTCCTTTACTCTGGAGTTACTCCATATCGTACACTATTCCTTGTGAATTTAATACGCAATTATACATGAGACAAGCAATCGTTAATGTGTTAAACGTACAAAGGTTGATGTGGAAGAGTGCCATGGGATATTGATCAATTAATTGAACACTACGGGTATGCAGCGGTTTTTATTGTACTTGCCCCGGTTATTTAGCCTGCCCATCCCCGAAATGGAACTACTTGTCGGCTATTTTAAGAAAATTTGGCTGTTACATTCTAGTATTTCTTTCCTAGCTGTTTTTAGTGGGTAACTTCTAGGCATGTTTATTAGTTATGAGATAGGAAAAAGAATCGGTCGTCCACTACTAATTTGGTATTTTAATCAGTCTAAGAGAAAGGGTTTTTAAAAATGACAAAACAAAATGAACAAATTACGTTAGCACCTGTACCACAGGAAGAGTTAGCAATATTTAAAACAGAATGTCAAGAGGCGTTTATGAAAGGGTTACAAGATAGTTTTCCAGAGGCGGAAGATCCGACAGAAATGGGTCCAGTCCCGTCTGATGAAGATTATGAGCAACTTAATGCCAAAGAATCGGTTGTACGTCAACTTGTACTAAATGGCGAAAGAATCGGTGGCGTCGTATTGCAAATTAATAACGACACCCAACGAAACGAAGTGGACTTTCTGTATACAAAAGCAAATGTACACGGCAAAGGTCTTGGCACTAAAGCGTGGGAAGCGATAGAAGCAGCGTTCCCAGAGACTGAGGTTTGGGAGCTGCATACACCGTATTTTGAAAAGCGTAATATTCATTTTTACGTCAACAAATGTGGCTTTAAAATTGTTGAATTTAATCATAAAGGCAACCCAGGACCGAATGTTGAAGGCGAAGAGCCGGAATCGGATGAAGAGTATGAGTTTTTCCGTTTTGAAAAGGTCATGGCGAAAGTGAGCAGTGAATCATAATGCAAGGGAAAATCTCACAGCTTTGGATTTTGATGTATCGCAGTCAAATGGCGAAGGGTCAATTAGTCCTTTTATTTTTTATAAGTATCGTAGAGGTGGCAGCTGGACTTGCTGTGCCACTACTGACAATGAAGCTTATTAATCAAATATCAGATAGTGGCTTTGCCATCACGTCGCTTTTACCAGTCATTGGCGTGTTAGTTGTACAAGCTATTTTGAGTGCCGTGACGTTTTATATGATGCGTCGGGTAGGTGAAAATACTGTTGCGAATTTACGAACAGAAGTGTGGGATCATATGCTGCATTTACGCTTGCCGTATTATGATGCACATGAATCAGGTGAAACGATGAGCCGTATCACACAGGATACAAATGTCGTAAAAGAATTTGTGACGGAGCAGCTCGTGTCGTTTGTCTCAGGCTTGTTTGCTATCTTAGGTGCTGTTGTTGTTTTACTGTGGATTGACTGGAAAATGACGTTACTACTACTCATTGCCGTACCACTGACGATTTTTGTGACCTATCCACTAGGGGATAAAATGTACGAGCTTTCAAAAGCGAATCAAGATGAGTTAGCTGGCTTTGGTGGACGACTCGGGCGCATTTTATCGAATATTCGTCTCGTAAAAGCATCACAAACTGAGCAACAAGAGTTAGCTGGTGGGAAAGCGCAAATTCAGCAGCTTTACCAGTTTGGCATGAAAGAAGCGAAAATTGTCGCGGTCCTAACACCACTAATGACACTGATGATGATGGTCGTTTTAATTACTATTTTTGGCTACGGCGGTTCACAAGTCGCAACTGGCGCTATTACGTCAGGTGAACTCGTGGCAATCATGATTTATTTAGTGCAAATTATTATGCCATTTACACAAATGGCGACATTCTTTACTGATTTACAAAAAACACTTGGCGCAACAGAACGTATTATTGATGCCTTAGATGAGAAGAGTGAAGTCCAAGACGGTGAAGCAGTACCTGCTACGTCACAGCCAATTCATTTTCAAAATGTGTCGTTTAAGTACAACGAAAAGTACGTGTTAAACGGTATGATGTTTACGTTAAAGCCAAATGAAACAACGGCCTTTGTCAGCCGAAGTGGTGGCGGGAAAACGACGATGTTCTCCCTTATTGAACGATTTTATGACGTGACATCAGGTGCGATACTGTATGGTAACGAAAACATCGAGCAATTTAACTTAACAGAGTGGCGTGGGCTTTTTGGCTATGTAAGTCAAAATGCACCGTTATTAAATGGAACAATTCGTGACAACGTCATGTACGGGACCAATGGAGCAAGCGAACAAGAGGTACTTGCCGCATTAAAAGCAGCCTATGCCTATGATTTTGTCATGCAGCTGGACAAACACCTCGATACAGAGGTTGGTGAAGGTGGTATTAAGCTTTCAGGTGGTCAAAAACAGCGTATTGCGATTGCTCGTGCGATTTTACGAAATCCGAGAATATTATTACTTGATGAGGCGACATCGAACTTAGATAACGAATCAGAACGTGAAGTGCAGCTTGCCCTTCAAGCGTTAACGAAAAACCGGATGACGATCATCATCGCCCATCGATTATCCACGATTACAAGTGCAGACCAAATCCTTGTCTTTGAAGAAGGACGCCTGACAGGTCAAGGCACACATGCATCATTACAAAAAACACATCCGTATTATCAACAGCTTTGGCGTAATGGCCATTTGACTGAAGATTAGACTAAAGGATGCAAAAAAGTTTCTAGTAAGCTACTTTCGTGTTCTCTTTAAAAGTAAAGACATTAAAATAACTAATGAAATGGAAGTGGGACAGAACAAAATCCTACTTCCTAAATCTTAATAATTTTCAGCCTCTAAATAACAACAACACGAACTATATTTGATATAGTAGCTAAAATCCTCTTGTTTCAACCTCTTCTTTTATTTCTTAAATCACTATATTGTCCCAAAGCAAAGAAAGCGAATCATCTGTAGAAATAGATTCTATCTCATTTAAGTTGATTACAAAATTACTTCTTTTTGATAGCAACTGTTTAGGATTACTTTCTAATTCTTTTTCGAGTTCAAAAGTCTGTTTTTCTTTCTCTTCTCCTTCTTAAAAACTTTCTGCAAGATGATTAACAGTAAATCAAACGGGATGGATTGATCCTCAATTGCTTCCGTATTATCGTAGAATTGTCCTCCAACTTTAATAAATATCAATTTGTCATTTCGTATATACATTTGTAATACCTATCTGATTTTAAATGGGCAGTTTCTATTAAAAGTATTGAATTCATTATTATTATGACCTTAGATCAATAGTAAGTAT
This window contains:
- a CDS encoding winged helix-turn-helix transcriptional regulator, whose amino-acid sequence is MKKFSCGFEVTKEVIGGKWKGLVLYFLMNGPKRTSELKRIVPNITQKMLIQTLRELEASGLVSRKMYNQVPPKVEYSSTELGDSLKPILQELCQWGSHYAEQEYAEGEFEIVPPEEAS
- a CDS encoding ABC transporter ATP-binding protein; amino-acid sequence: MQGKISQLWILMYRSQMAKGQLVLLFFISIVEVAAGLAVPLLTMKLINQISDSGFAITSLLPVIGVLVVQAILSAVTFYMMRRVGENTVANLRTEVWDHMLHLRLPYYDAHESGETMSRITQDTNVVKEFVTEQLVSFVSGLFAILGAVVVLLWIDWKMTLLLLIAVPLTIFVTYPLGDKMYELSKANQDELAGFGGRLGRILSNIRLVKASQTEQQELAGGKAQIQQLYQFGMKEAKIVAVLTPLMTLMMMVVLITIFGYGGSQVATGAITSGELVAIMIYLVQIIMPFTQMATFFTDLQKTLGATERIIDALDEKSEVQDGEAVPATSQPIHFQNVSFKYNEKYVLNGMMFTLKPNETTAFVSRSGGGKTTMFSLIERFYDVTSGAILYGNENIEQFNLTEWRGLFGYVSQNAPLLNGTIRDNVMYGTNGASEQEVLAALKAAYAYDFVMQLDKHLDTEVGEGGIKLSGGQKQRIAIARAILRNPRILLLDEATSNLDNESEREVQLALQALTKNRMTIIIAHRLSTITSADQILVFEEGRLTGQGTHASLQKTHPYYQQLWRNGHLTED
- a CDS encoding HU family DNA-binding protein, translating into MNKTELINAVAEISELSKKDSTRVVDSLMETITTTLKIGEKVEILGFGAFSVSERAARKGRNPQTGEEIEIAASKAPTFKAGKNLKDAVKE
- a CDS encoding MerR family transcriptional regulator; translation: MKNTFEKTFSTGEFSKLLEVNKDTLLYYDKIDLFKPAGTFDNGYRYYTFDQFDQFLAIQSLRAVEVPIKELKTYFDAPNIQDLRQLALEQHEKVAREIQKLQDIQFFLDRTVTLTKEMEEVSFGKVLIKQLPAEPVVYRDEKIDWSLSIEELYEQTTPFLKRLGVKSTAAYGIMYSKEDFLNKEFGVISYLFCRLDYPSAKMRPAGHYATIYHQGYDEISQTETYNTLLVYLEQEQLALDGDIYEEYLLHSIAAKEEKNFITKISVKVKPREASYQTL
- a CDS encoding GNAT family N-acetyltransferase; this translates as MITLQPMNQEEFKQYISYAIKDYAKDKIASGNWSENEAIDLSKKAFERLLPKDEKTENNHLFSIFHNNILVGMIWISQKEPTNSNEGFIYDFVIFEQYQGLGYGKKAMKEVEIIAKQLGMNKMVLHVFGHNKIARGLYEKMGYEITNITMAKTI
- a CDS encoding NAD(P)/FAD-dependent oxidoreductase; this encodes MMLDCVIVGGGPAGLNAALVLGRARRKVVLFDNNSPRNAVTNESHGFITRDGIKPSEFRKIAHYDIGKYPSVVIRNEKIFDIKKRGTIFNLVTEEGECIQAKKVILATGLKEIHPSVEKLMDYYGKSLFSCPYCDGWELKDRPLIVLSEHPSVFHMVKIVYNWSKNLIICTNGHKVLTLEQKEVLQRKGIKIIEQKIRTLVGENGLLEAVIFEDDQIEKMSGGFVTPEWIQASFFGKSLGCEVNQLGGLITDELGRTNIEGIYAAGDTSVIAPSQVIIAAAQGSRAAIGVNSDLTQEEFN
- a CDS encoding GNAT family N-acetyltransferase produces the protein MTKQNEQITLAPVPQEELAIFKTECQEAFMKGLQDSFPEAEDPTEMGPVPSDEDYEQLNAKESVVRQLVLNGERIGGVVLQINNDTQRNEVDFLYTKANVHGKGLGTKAWEAIEAAFPETEVWELHTPYFEKRNIHFYVNKCGFKIVEFNHKGNPGPNVEGEEPESDEEYEFFRFEKVMAKVSSES
- a CDS encoding glycoside hydrolase family 3 N-terminal domain-containing protein, whose protein sequence is METTGEDAYLNSLYAKAAVEGFQGDLSLDYVASCLKHFAAYGAPEAGREYNTVDMSERKLRQDYLPAYNLVVYNSFFLINPKKVQVLKPYLILLKESTILTELYPILMESTST
- a CDS encoding 2OG-Fe(II) oxygenase encodes the protein MKTSINEESIFYQSGDHIIVDDRKINIVTKFDEPLIVVLDNVLSDQECNELIEFSKDNLKRSKISSSGEGEVNDIRTSSSMFFQGNENDILEKLEKRISAIMCIPIEHAEGIQILKYTPGQEYKAHFDFFNSASKAAKNNRISTLVIYLNDVEEGGETYFPKLNLSISPKKGSAVYFEYFYNNEDLNELTLHGGAPVIKGEKWVATQWMRKQKIR
- a CDS encoding SDR family NAD(P)-dependent oxidoreductase; translated protein: MGKFEGKIALVTGGTSGIGLATAQKFVDEGAYVYITGRRQNELDKAVNQIGKNVTGVQGDISKLEDLDKLYDIIKQEKGKLDILFANAGTGNFLPLGEITEEQVDRTFDINVKGTIFTVQKALSLFPNKVGSIIVTGSTAGSIGNPAFSVYGASKAALRALVRNWILDLKGTEIRVNVVSPGVILTPAYDELFGDALEGVMENNRNTVPAGKVGTPEEVASAVSFLASDESSYLTGVELFVDGGLAQV